The Porites lutea chromosome 7, jaPorLute2.1, whole genome shotgun sequence genome includes the window ACCGaacacaaaaaatttaaaaaaaaaacatcaaaaataaataagaaataagaaaataaatacagtCATCTTCGGATCATGAGCTCTTAATAAGTAAAGCAAAGTTTTCGTGTAGTACTTAATATTAAACTATCTTTTTATGTTTATTTGCTTTTCTAGACGCTTCAATTTTTTACCGGAGATGAATCAGATTTTAATGATCCTTTAATTTACAGCTATCTATAAATCGCACAACGCATAATGCTGACGGAAAGAAACTTTATATCTGCGAGAAAAACAGTCTAATCTACTTTGCTCACGTTCTTGCATTTAAGATAAACAGCCTATTAATGACCTCTAGGCCACAGTTTGATTTGTGATTTATTATTTGGACTAAATCAATGTCGCTTTAACCTGTCGTGCTTTCTCAATGCCGCGGACCGAACCCCGAACAGGCTAATGTGGCTTGGGCGGGTTTCTCAGTTATTTAGGCAGCATGTGTGATTTGCAAGCAGTGGTAGTTCATTCTTGAGCTTGTCAAAAGCTTTCGTGACGTGACCGTTTTCCTACTTCAGAACTAAACCATGTCAATTTACAACAGTGAAAGCCATGAAGGAGGTTCTAGAGGAAACCAGGTAGCAACTTTTAGAtgataaaaaaggtaaaaataataaacataatTACCATACCCAGCTGCGGTCCTGTACACCCGTATCCGGATAATTTTTAAAACGAAGTATTCTTATGGCGATGGTATCATACATCATTTCACTGGCGAAAAATGTCTACGCATGCGCGGCGACAACAATCACGTGGTCGATTTCCAGCAAAGTCATTGGCTTAGAGGCAAATCCCCGCGAAATGTTGTCAAGATGAAAGAAGAAATGGCAGCTTTTTTAGTGAGTGGTAGTGTTGTTGGTCAGTTtgttgccactcgaaaattatTTTGGTCGAAATTTTTAGTGGTTTGTGTTGCCTAGAAGATAATGCATTCTGGAACTGTCAGACAAACACACTGGCTCGATCCATTTAGAGGAGAGGACATGCTAAAAAGGTGGGTATTATGTTTAGTGCCAGTCTCATGCAACTCGGTACAACAAGAAATTATATAGCAGTAGAAGAAAAATTCCTGGGTTTTGTTTTGGTATATGAATTAGCGTGTACCGCGTTGCACGGAAGCAGCAGTTTTGTAGAACGCATAGACCCTTTTTCTGCTATAAATCGACACGACTTGACTGCCATTCGGTCTGCACACACTGTAAacagaaattttgaatttttatgcgTGGTTCAAACTCAGCGCAGTATAGCAGTAcacaacagaaaattaaaaagcagAGGGATAAATTTGATTTACCTTACTAGTTGCAGGAAAGTGGTAGCTTACCGTTTCGGGGGCATTTTCATTGATCAAAACAAATATTCTGACTAATAAATCTGAGCTCACGTGCACCGTTCATCGCAAAGGTTTGCGCTTGGCTTAAGTTTCCTGCATCTCGATGCAACGGAAAATTATAAAGCAGGGAAAGCAATATTCTTCGACTTTGTTTTAACATATAAATTATCTTACGGAAGCGTCAGTTGTTGAAAGCGTATGTCCCACTTTTCATCCTTATTAAAATTCGACTTGATTTTGATCGATCTAACATTTCATCTTTTTTAAGTTGAGGTTATAGCACTGTATAATTTGGACATTTTAGGCTTACTGTCGAATTTCAAGAACGTGATAGTCTTGTAAAACGCGAAAATATACTCTTTcggttatgaaaaattttattttgatcgAACCATCTAATGTCACGACCAAGATTACTTATTCTAGAAATTTTCTATTGACTGTGTACAGCTAAGGAACGACGATTCCAGTGAAGTATTTTGTGGAATCATTCACAACGAGTACAAAGGTTTGGGTTCTCTGTGTTTACTTTTCCGCTTGGTTATAACATAAGGGTGATCATAGTGGATATTGTGTCTTGCGTTTCACTGAAATAGCTTTCCTGGCAGGCAGCTCTGTTTCTAAACTTTCTGTCTAAATATTTAGGTGTAACCAGCTGCAAAGGAATCATCTTTTCAAGGTATAAGATATGGTAAACTGAAGGTTATCTCTCCGCCCCCTagctgccccctcccccccttcccaaataaacttacaaaaattCATTGTTTGGCTTAACATTTGAcattaaattgttttctttggtCTATGGTGTTTTtagacaaaatttttaaaaattttagctgGATCATCTTGACGAATAGTACTTTAGAGCATGAAATGCAGTTTCCTACTTAGTCTGagctttcaaaacaagctaaattAATTATGTTAGTTAACAAATAATGAGACATGCTTTTATTTAAACTTTATAAACTCACTGTAATTacctatacagtaaaaacctgtgactaagaacctggtttttaggaGCCTGTCAGGCTAAAATTTGTCAGCTACAATCATTGTCAAAAATGTTGGGAAGGTTACCACTTTTTACCTTTCTTGTACTTGTCCCCGCCCCCTGAATCAATGTTGGACAAAACTAAATTGTTTTTGTGCGTAGTGTTGTTACatgtcccaacattgaataggagggggggagggtggtATTCAGGAGAAGAACAAATAATGTTTTTTGAACATAGATTTAAGGCGTATGAAATGGAGCAATAATGTTGTTAAGTTATtcaaccttcccaactacttttgtccgtgATTGCAGCTATGCCTCTCTATACAGCTACAATGTAATGGTGTGAGGATTTTATATAAGGAATATGATGAacaccactaaatactcttagctacaatgtatttttttccatgaggaacctatttaagaacctaaatagcctaaatttgtgcttatGACCATTAAAGGGGGAAAAGTGCAGGTTCTTAGTCAGGGGTTTTTATTGTACTTATTATTTTAACCTCAAATTTATTTCTAAGCCGTAATAAATGCATGggtttatgcatcagtcaattccagctgcgcccagagGACGAACGACGGGACGGAGaggacggaggacggggcatttgccctcttttttcatccccaccccaggggatttgacagctcaacaGAATAGTATGAATTTTAACTACCTTTGTGAGAAggaaataaaatcaataaaaatctgaaaaaatcaTATTCATGGAAAGATCTTGgctttttactttttgtagCCGTTTAGTATGAACACAAAAGTCACTTGAGCAACCAAAACAAAGTCGTAAATATTCCAACCAACATGTTCTCTGCTCATACTTATAAACGGAATGCTGCGTAGATGATATTGATCGTTTTTACCGGACCTTAGTGAAACATCGGGTCACCCAACgttaattttcggaaaatatctgttcggaagacacagtttgagatctagaattttcggaacatttgttgtaaaatttcttgcttgcctgcctcttctaggattttcgaacatctaaaaaagggtataattgcctatttttaacggatttttaccctaaaaaggtcacctagaactttcgggagccttttttctggctgaaatgatcgaaaaggtaagttttgatccctataattttcggatcactagactttcagctaggaaatccgaacagatgaaaaatttctaggggataaaaatatgcccatgtctaccatttaaatactaaaatacgcttaacaatgctatgtttaagtggttttgaacaatattctcgttgggtgccgctGAAACATTCGATAAGGTGGAGTCCGACTTCGTATCAGGTTAATTCATGGAAGCTCATTTCATCATTTCCTCCTCTCCGAACCATTTCTAAATTGTTGACTCGTGCAAACACGTTTTAAACACTTTCACGTGGTCTAAAGGATATTCAAAAGGATATTCTTAATCAAAATTGACAGTTTTATTAGTTTATTCACTGTCTATGAACTGACTTAAAAGCTATTACAACTTAAACTACCGAAAGTGTTATTTGTCCAAGTAAATTATAGCATTCTAAGGCCTCAGTTGCCCGGAATCTTATATCAAATTTACTTGTAGGAGGGTCGTGAAGGGGGGtaccaaatcccagttcccaggcTAATTTTTGCCAGAATCCCAGTTACCAAATCTAAAATCTTATTACTAATGATTATTTGTAAAATCATGcgcataataaattaaaagcactgaTTGACGCTATTTGGATACACGTACCTTCACCTGgactgaaaaaaatctctcattCTGCTGGTGAACACTCTTTCTCTTCCAGCCCTTGTTGACATAACCATATGAAAACCAATTCTATCATCTGCACAATCCTCGTCTGACTCACTGTCTCCGCTTTCACTGCTATCTGGTAGCTAGACCGCGGGCGCGAAGGcaaaaaatactgatttcacGGTCTCTACTGAGGAGTGCAAGGTCTTTTgctacgaaattttatttttctatttcaaaatattggagcaaagaccgctgaagaaaagaaatcccattcccattttataattgTAGTCCCATTCCCAGTGgctaaatcccagtcccagtgagtaaatcccattttcccagtccacaataaggctaatcccagttcccattttaccccttcacgaCCCTCTTGTAGTGTACATACCTTTCCCGTAATTCCAGCGAATAGAGAGTCGCGACAATGAACATCAATAATATACTCAGATGTGTCACTTATCGTGTTATATTATATTCTGTACCTGACACTTCTGCTACAGCAATATTTTTGTGTGCGGTCAGGTTTCAAGGATTACCGCATTTCCCTTTTTACATATACTTTGAGATGACTCCTTCTGACACTGAGATAGCTGCCACAATTTCAGCGCCAAGTTGGTTTTAAAACTGTTAGTTTCTTAGCGGAGTGTTTATTTGAACCAAAAATATAAACTAATCAGTCATCATCAGGAGCTGATTTTACAAGCTTTCCCGGCCAGGAGTGAGCTGATGTTGGCCCTTTTAtgttaaaggaacagtatcgcGGAAATTCTTGTCACGTATATAGTGTTAGGATAACGAGCATGAACTTCTTTCTTTTACAAGAAAGGCTCCAACATTATTGAAGAGGTAGACTGTAACTGAGTCCTCAAAATAAAGCTACAATTTagattttttgtcttttttcttttctagtcACAATGGCGGAACTTAAAAAAGTTAGGTTAATTTTCCAGCTTTCAAAGTCCAGTTCTCTCCTTCATCAAATGGCTAAAGATAACCGCGTACTTCGTAACCAACCAGAAATATGTTTGGAATGTTTTCATTGCTACAAATACATCCCTGGGTTTCTTCAAATTTCGTGactttcattttctaaacatcATTTTAATAAACTAACGGACTCTTTTACAGCACATCTATAGGAAGAACCAAAATTTGATAGTCCCATGATTTACTTACTACCGAGCAAAACACTTAAACATATAAGATTTCCTTTGTTTATCAGTACTCTTCGCACTTTACACTTGCTACGCGCAAGATCGAGTCTTTTCATTTCACTCTGAGAATGCATCAGCCCACAGAAAAGCAGTAACGTTTACAAAATAAACTGTCTTGAAATCACACCGAAGAAGTTTGTTTTCGGTTCGAGCAACCAATATCTCGGCAAGCACCAGGTATGAGCCCGCGCGTTCTTATATAAACACACGGAAAGTTTCTTGAGGAAATGGGGCTTAAGTCGAACCAGCCTAGTGAAGCAGGCAAGCCTGGCTTACCTTACATAAATAGGACTTAAGTGAACTTTGGGTCAGTAAACTTGTCACTAACCTTATCGAGGCACTGCAGGTTATGCGAGGTTCGTTCTAGATTTCTTGTAGCCTTGATTCAGCTAGAGACCGCAGATTGTCAAGTGTTGCCTCTTTACCTTAAAATGAAGGAGGAGGTGAGGTGGGGGTAAAATGCAGGGAGGGAGGAGTAGCTATCTTTTCTGAGTACTGAGACTGCCACATTATTCGGGAACAGGGAGATCTGCCCCAAAAAGTCTGTTTGCGCCTGAAGACTTGAAGGGCTTTGAACTTtgagaataattaaaaaaaaaatgcgggAGTGAAACCCGCCTTTCCCTGAAAGAAGTGAtgggaagtaaaaaaaaaaaaaaaaaaaaaaaaaaacgattccCGCAGCAGCTTTGTAAGGAGCAACCACACCGCCCCGTCGAGTGATTCTCACGCAAATCACGTACATTCTCGACCATGTCTAGTAGTCACCATTGGTGTGCAAGCACCGTACCTTAAAAcgtttaaaatactttttatgAGCTGACCGTGACATGTTtacaaaattgcaatttttttcagttttattgagATTGCGGTAACAACAACGACGACAAACTGCAGTCTATGCAAACCTTACATATGATTAACCAAACAACAAATAATAGGATGTTTTGATtcattaataaaacaataattaatgcATAATTTCTATTTAAAAAGGTCCTGATTTCCTCTTCCAAGTTTCTTAAAAGACTTATTTAAGAAGGCGGCTTGTTTTTGACTGAAGAAATCCCTGCCTTTgattaatatttctttttctaatgCTTGAAGTTGTGTATCTGATTCTACTCCCGCTCTAGAAAAACACCAAACGCATTCACAAAGTTGACCTCCATGTAAATTATTGAAATCACTTGCTGAAAAAGAGCTGACTAAAAGCCTGTAAAATTCTTTGCTTCCTCTCTTGGCCTCGATAAATCCACGCATCAACATGCGCTTTTCTTTCATAGTGAACTCCCGAACTCCACGCTGAAAGGCTTCTGTTTCAATGATATCAAACAGCTCACTGTCTGCCTTATGAGCTCTTCCAAGAGACCAGGCAACTTGACTTAAATCACCGTTTGTTACGTCTGTAATTTTCCTTGAGCACAGTTCACGTTCAATGTGCGCCACCAACTGATTATCGTGCCTTCGAGCAGAGACAAAAGACCATAAGATCAAAAGCAGCTCATGACTTTGAAACTTGTGGACAGATCGTTTTAAAACCTCTTTCTTGACAAGTTCAAAAACTTTTGCCCTCGTCAGTTTTCTTTTGGCAAAAGACCACACAATTTCCAACAAGTGGACGTTGAGGAACTTGTTTACGCCTCGTGAGAGAAGTTGATCatccaaaaaagtgaaaaactgctTACTCCCTTTTCCAGCTTTGCTAAATGCCCAAAGAATCTGAATAAAACTACCATTATTAAACTCGTGAGTTCCGCGCCTAATAATCTCTCCTTCTACTCGACGAAATAACCTGTCTGCTTTAAAACCCCTCTTTGCAAATGACCACACAAATTCTGCAAGGGCATGATTATCCATCTTCAAGAAGTCTCTTGAAAGGATTTCTTCCAAGAAGACTCGAAATAATCCCAAAGAACCATTCTCTGCCTTCGCAAATGACAGTAATATTGCGGATAGCAACTGATTATCAAATGTAGAAATTTCTAAGTGACCATTTAGAATGGCTTCTTCTAAGTCTCGGAAGATGTGTGATGCTGTTAACTCTAGGTTGGCACAGCCACTGACAATCTGACAGATTCCTGCGTTATTGAGTGCCAAAATGTCACGTGAGAGAATCTCTTTCTCGCAGAATTGAACGAGTTTATGATTCTTCTCTTCTATTTTTCCCAAGGACCACATCACGTTGACAAGTCCTTTGGACTTACATTCAGATATatcttttgaaatattttccagtAACTCAACGTATCTGCTGCTTTGTCCTTTTcgcgctttttctcgttctttcTCCAACActaatttctgtttttcatcCCTTCCTATGATCTTTGCAATACAATAAAGTATTGTGACTTTGTTCACAATATCAACTGCATGTTTAACACTGTCAAACAATTCAAGTTGTTCATCAACTTTTCGTATTGATATTATTCTCTTGTTGAGATGGATGTCGTCAATAGATGGGGAGGATGACTTTACACTGTAGCCGACAGAAGGATTCATCGATAAGAAGCTGTTCATTATCCTTGCTGGCTCAATGGTTTGGAGTACTCGTCGCTGTGAGGTACCAGTTAGTGATGAATATCTTTGAGTCAAACAATGAAATACTCCAAAAGAACGGCAAAGCCTTAATTTCATAGCTGTGAACATTATTGGTTCTTCTTGCAAAGTTGACAAAAtctggcaaaaaaagaaaagagagggTAAAACAAGAGAATGAGCTTCATTATCAATGCAGAAACATTTATTATTGAAGTTGACCGCAAAGAAGGATATGCACGTTGCCGGACAGGCATATAAAGGACACAGTGTTTCTCTCCTTATGTGCCAAAGAATAGCTGTGTAGGTGGCAATATGTTGCTGCAACTTAATCCCTAGATCAGACCCCTTTAAGGAGCTGGTTTGGCAAATTTGGTTGATTATCTATTTCTGCTGGGTGCCTAGAAAACCTAGCTTTCCACCACATAACCTACGATGAAACACACCGTAACGGGTGATTTTGAAAGTGGGACAGACTTTTGTTTCACACATGAGTGGCTTTTCTAAAAATCTATTCACACACACTAATAATACAGGAACTTATATAACGCCATTTCCGTGAGGTCAATGGCGCACACTACCCgtagaaaatgtgaaattaatGGTTAAGTGTTCAAACATATCTTAATGAATGATGACACACTTTCCAAGACATATTAGCTGTCTCTGTTGGATCAATAGTATTTCTCCTATTAGTAATGTCTATAATAACAATACATGTCTTTATCATTGTTATTGCCTGAtgtgttttgttgtttaataAATGTGGTTGTATCACTGAAATGACAAGAAATGACACTTGTAgtgttattttactttattctaTAAAACGTCGACTTTATTGTAAAATTGAGTTGTAATTCGTTGTTATCTGGCATTAATTTTGTGACCTCACGTTGCCAACTAAAAGTGCCACTTTGAAGTTTTCAGTTAGTCAACATTTTTCTCATCCATCAAGGGATTGCGAGTGTTGGAATAGCTGCTATGAGGTCAATGTGTTCTATCATACCAAGGAACAGTTTTAAGTCAACTTGAGGACTAAGagtcaaaatatttttctgtgtAAAGTAAGATTCTTACTCGAGGAGAATAATATCCTGCATGATGTTTATCTACCTCACTTTCTAAATATCTTGTTTGTGTGCGAATATTAAACTTTTAAAGCGTAAATCAACTCACTTACTAAAAATACCTCTTGCAAGTAAATGCCTAATTCTGAGTTAATAAAAATCGATCGCCAgacttaaggtttttttttaaaatttccttttgtaGTGAACTGCTACTTCTATCAACTAAGGACATGTACAAAACATGGACCTTTTTGTGGACCCAGTCCATGGACTACCCCCGTTAACAACCcataacttttgaattttaacaaGAGCTCTAAACGAATTTTAGGAACCTTAAATAGACGAAAATGTGTCAATAAATTTATATTAACAGGATTAAAGGATTTATTACCTATTTTTGTACATATTATTTTATGACTGTAAGTAGCTTTGTAATTCAGCCTTATACGTACAATGTATCGCTGCAATGAGTTTCTTGTAATAAACAGTCACTATGCACTTGCTCAAACCTTTCCTTAAGTCCATACATGGGTTCAGTTTAGTCTGGAAGGAGAAACAATATGCAGGCAGCTTTTTTGTGCATCGTTGCGGAAATGTTTATTGGTATACTATCAAACAATGTGGTTGGTCAGACGTGTTACAAGTTTGCAGACACAGGCTGGTTCATGTAAATAATTTTACCATTCATTCAAGTTGAGATAGTTGTCATTACAAACACATAGACATTAAGTTTCCTCCGTAGTCTCATACACAggagtttttgtttcaattttcgTGCCacatgaagacaaaaaaaagagagcTGCATAAAAGAATACTTCCTTCCTACCTCTCCTCCTGTTGAGTTCAAATATTGTTACTCCTTCACTAGAGTAAAACGAACCATTgcatagacctattcggctaactcaatgttgtacccaattcaaatctcctggggttaagattctttgtgtactgtatttgcatcataatgttgcattcacatttaaatgatatggaaatttctgaaacaaaacgttttattcccaaagggtttgaattgggtacaacattgagttagccgaataggtctattggtatggaattaatttgaaaaaaaaagaacaagtgtAAAATATGAGGAGCCCTATAAGGTTGCTAAATTTGTTTAGACTTCTGGtaaaattcatcttcaaaaatTATAGGTGGTCCACAGGGCCCATGAAGGGGGCCATGGACTAGGTTCACAAGGGTGGTCCATGGACTGGGGTCCATGTATTGTATATAATTATATGTCTATCAGCTAACACTTTCTGCAGTGCTTCACTAAGTGTGGCACCAAGTTTTAATTGACCAAACATTTTAGAAAAATGGCTTAAGACATTAATTAGCAAACCGCAAAACGACACTGCTCACCTACAACTATGGGATCCCATGCATGGTTGCAACAGCGACAATATTAAAATCCTTAAGCTTACTTCagcaaaatgaaaatcaaaacaatCAGTCAGAATAAAAGGGAAACACCTCCGACCTCCCCCAACCCCCAATTGATATTTCTGATCATAACTTCTCATTTTTGGAGCAACTAAGCAATGCAGGGCCACATTGTAAGGTCTTAAATAGAAGTGGCTAGGTGGCTCGCTATTCATTAAGAAGAAGGGAAGGGTAAGCTTATTCCTCACGTAGCGAGGTGCAAAGAGCCTTGTGAAgagagtttataatctcgtcacgCATACGGTCTTAGCCACAGGGTTTGAGCCAGGCCGCGCCATTGCGCCAATCCCGCACTGCAATTGGAATTGTCCCTTTAAAAAACGGCCAAGGGAacaatttgtccccttcaaaatttagggaaaaaactCGAAAGAAAGCACACACGAAGAGATTTATTTCAGTACAGAAATTGCAAGCTGAAACAGAACGTGGAAAGTATATTTCATCGCACGTTTAAAGTTCATTCTAAAGTTACGTTTCAGTCACGTTCTACTGCTGTTTTTGTCAGAAATCTAAGACAGGGCTTCagatatttcgcgcggtcgcggagcCACGAAATTCACAAAAGCACGAAAAATACCGcgaaattcggtagaaatcttatcgaatacatgtctgtacaacatatttgaaacttatttcagctataggagctatttacttgccgtaaacttgcaaatttatcttggaacttcgtcactgaaacgtgcaaacagattatgttgcgaaaaactgggcactagccatgatgttttaaaaaggctttgccattggttcatttctggagcgtattgttgttgaaaacgTTAAAAAGCGCAAAACCGATTgatttctagcgaaatttgccttgaaaataaccacaaaatcagccgttttttaccgattgcttttcGGTGAAGTTTGCCCCGAAAACTCCCACCAAATTCCCgcaaaatcggccgatttttccgcgaatttctccctaaaatcccgcgaaatttgactttttcttctgagacctatcagaagccctgctaaGCAGACAAGCCCCTTTACATGAGTAGAAGGGTGTACAAATTTTTGTCCccctgaaaatgaaaatgtcccCCAAGATTTTAgccaaggggacaaattgtcccccaGTGATCAAATCCTAGCTCAAACCCTGTAGCCAGCAGCAAACTCAGACACCccatatttattttcatttatgaATCTATATATCGCTTGGTGTCCACCCTGACGTCATCTAGCATATGGCGTCACGGACCATGTCTTGTAGTGGTAATAAAACGACCTGGTACGTAGGAGGTCTCGAGTTCAATTCCGGACAgaagctgtttttctttttctcctcttttcttttttgtttttcgttttagtTAAGTTTTTTAGTTATTGcagttttgtttagtttttttatatagcataagttttttaaatttataaaatttcttCCCTAATGCCTTTAATATTTCCCTTTCTTCCTACTACTTGCCATATGTTCCCCCGAAGTGCTATGTGAGGTCCTGTGactcacgtatttctagtatatATTAAAAAGTGTTAATAAACTGTTAGAACAGAAAGCTTAAGtgagcagggtgcaaagaaaatcatttttacagcttgcctttcaggcaagctgaagctagcattatATTTACTAGCCCAgtcgtcatttcaactagccccaaaagctttttgacgagcagaactgatttcacagttcttctgtcaTTCGCATTCCTCagaaaacatcacttgcccgtcaggcaagttaaaaacagaattccaCTAGCCACGGGCTATGGgacactttctttgcacgctggtgAGGTTCTTATAAATACAGGGTTCTCGTTAAATTCTAAAGTAGACATGTAGGATGTAAAAAGTAGGCGGCTTGGCAATCAAGTGCTGTAGGCAATTTGAGGATTTCACTCTCTCCCTTTATACCCATATAGCAGACGTCTCAGACCTCAAAGTAGCCGGTTTTTTAGCCGGTACCCTGAAATTCATGGTCTTACAATATGTGTAAGTGGTACAACGATAAGtataaaacaatttgccttgcATTCTGTATTTATACGGCATTTTTTTTCGTTCTCCTTACCTTTTGATCTCTAATAATCCCTGTTGCATTTCAAGCACGCAAATGTACCGCCATTTTGTGGGTACATGGACATACCGTGTGCGTCTACACGAGGTACCATGTACATACCGCGTGTTACTGGGCACTAGAGAAGGAAAAACGCGCGGAAGAGAGAAACCGCGAGAAACAGTAACTGTTGTTGCGTTATTCAGGGAAATTAATTTCTTCATTTGCATCTATTCGTTGTTTTGTATttggttttaaagttttctagCTTTTACCAAACGCGTGAAAAGCACCTTGGTAATGGAGGGTTCCTCTTAATGAGATGTGACTGTGATCAAAGTCTTGACCTCCCTGAATGCGACTCGCCATTTTTAGCCTGCAAT containing:
- the LOC140943037 gene encoding uncharacterized protein codes for the protein MFTAMKLRLCRSFGVFHCLTQRYSSLTGTSQRRVLQTIEPARIMNSFLSMNPSVGYSVKSSSPSIDDIHLNKRIISIRKVDEQLELFDSVKHAVDIVNKVTILYCIAKIIGRDEKQKLVLEKEREKARKGQSSRYVELLENISKDISECKSKGLVNVMWSLGKIEEKNHKLVQFCEKEILSRDILALNNAGICQIVSGCANLELTASHIFRDLEEAILNGHLEISTFDNQLLSAILLSFAKAENGSLGLFRVFLEEILSRDFLKMDNHALAEFVWSFAKRGFKADRLFRRVEGEIIRRGTHEFNNGSFIQILWAFSKAGKGSKQFFTFLDDQLLSRGVNKFLNVHLLEIVWSFAKRKLTRAKVFELVKKEVLKRSVHKFQSHELLLILWSFVSARRHDNQLVAHIERELCSRKITDVTNGDLSQVAWSLGRAHKADSELFDIIETEAFQRGVREFTMKEKRMLMRGFIEAKRGSKEFYRLLVSSFSASDFNNLHGGQLCECVWCFSRAGVESDTQLQALEKEILIKGRDFFSQKQAAFLNKSFKKLGRGNQDLFK